One part of the Dyadobacter sp. 676 genome encodes these proteins:
- a CDS encoding ABC transporter ATP-binding protein: MKALKSLNKYLWKYKWYLILGIIFTIISNLFGIIPAQLVRYALDLVIETLDIYYLFNGVSLQTDMYDIFAFSILLYGFLILLMALLKGIFLFLVRQTIIVMSRHIEFELKNDIYQHYQTLPAAFFRRHSTGDLMARISEDVSNVRIYVGPALMYGINLIVLFFLVISYMISVSPKLTFYVLLPLPVLSVSVYVVNSMIMKRSQEIQKQLSALSTYVQEAFSGIRVIKSFVQEDRSFVNFQKEAEVFKTKSLGLTKVDAFFYPMIVLLIGLSNILVIYIGGQEIINGRLTPGNITEFILYVNMLTWPVMALGWTTSQIQRAASSQLRINEFLNEKTTLVSEKNLSKPVNGKVTFRHVGFVYPDSGIKALHDFDLTVEAGEAVAILGTTGSGKSTLAHLLCRLYDPTEGEILIDDIPMKDYDVHGYRRQIGYVPQDVFLFSDTIQNNVRFGTEDMPFERIEQAVKDADLYNNIRDFPQGYETMLGERGITLSGGQKQRLSIARAIARDPKILVLDDCLSAVDTNTENIILNNMKRIMDQRTSVIISHRVSSAKLADKIVVLDEGRIVEQGTHGELMALNGAYKELYEKQLISEEV; the protein is encoded by the coding sequence GTGAAAGCACTGAAATCCCTTAATAAGTATTTGTGGAAATATAAGTGGTACCTCATCCTCGGTATCATTTTCACGATTATATCCAATCTTTTCGGCATTATCCCGGCCCAGCTCGTACGTTACGCACTCGACCTGGTGATCGAAACGCTCGATATTTATTACCTCTTCAATGGCGTGTCGCTCCAAACCGACATGTATGACATTTTCGCGTTCAGCATTTTGCTCTACGGCTTCCTGATCCTGCTGATGGCACTGCTCAAAGGGATATTTCTCTTTCTGGTCCGGCAAACGATCATCGTCATGTCGCGGCACATCGAGTTCGAGCTTAAAAACGACATTTATCAGCACTACCAGACACTACCTGCCGCCTTTTTCCGCCGTCACAGCACCGGCGACCTCATGGCGCGCATTTCGGAAGATGTCAGTAACGTCCGGATTTACGTCGGCCCGGCACTGATGTACGGTATTAACCTCATCGTGCTGTTTTTCCTCGTGATTTCCTACATGATTTCGGTAAGCCCGAAACTGACTTTTTACGTTTTGTTACCCCTCCCGGTACTCTCCGTAAGTGTTTATGTGGTCAACAGCATGATCATGAAGCGCTCGCAGGAAATCCAGAAGCAACTTTCGGCGCTTTCGACTTACGTGCAGGAGGCGTTTTCAGGGATACGCGTAATCAAATCCTTTGTTCAGGAAGACCGGTCGTTTGTTAATTTTCAAAAAGAAGCGGAAGTTTTCAAAACCAAATCACTGGGCCTCACCAAAGTAGACGCGTTCTTCTACCCTATGATTGTCCTTCTGATAGGCCTGAGCAACATCCTGGTCATTTATATCGGCGGACAGGAAATTATCAACGGCCGTCTCACCCCCGGAAATATTACGGAGTTCATATTATACGTGAATATGCTTACCTGGCCGGTGATGGCGCTGGGATGGACAACGAGCCAGATCCAACGTGCCGCATCGTCGCAGCTTCGGATCAATGAGTTTTTGAATGAAAAAACAACGCTGGTTTCCGAGAAAAATCTCAGCAAACCTGTCAATGGTAAAGTAACCTTCCGGCATGTGGGCTTTGTCTACCCGGATTCAGGCATTAAAGCGTTGCATGATTTCGATTTGACGGTGGAAGCGGGCGAAGCGGTGGCGATCCTGGGAACGACCGGTTCAGGAAAGAGCACCCTGGCCCATTTGCTATGCCGGCTCTACGACCCGACCGAAGGCGAAATCCTGATCGACGATATTCCGATGAAAGACTACGACGTTCACGGTTACCGTCGTCAGATCGGCTATGTTCCACAAGATGTATTCCTATTTTCCGACACCATCCAGAATAACGTGCGCTTCGGCACCGAGGACATGCCTTTTGAGAGGATCGAACAGGCAGTGAAAGATGCCGATTTGTACAACAATATCAGGGATTTTCCGCAAGGTTACGAAACCATGCTCGGCGAAAGGGGCATTACGCTTTCCGGCGGACAAAAACAGCGCCTCTCCATCGCCCGCGCCATCGCCCGCGACCCGAAGATCCTCGTTCTCGACGATTGCCTTTCCGCAGTGGACACCAACACCGAGAACATCATCCTCAACAATATGAAGCGGATCATGGATCAGCGCACTTCCGTGATCATCTCCCACCGCGTCTCCTCCGCCAAGCTGGCCGATAAAATCGTTGTCCTCGACGAAGGCCGCATTGTGGAGCAGGGCACACATGGCGAGCTTATGGCGCTGAATGGCGCCTATAAAGAGCTGTATGAAAAACAGTTGATTTCGGAAGAGGTGTAA